TTTCAGATATTGACAGAGTAATGTTCGATAATATGTCTGTAGACAACATCGAACAGGCAGTCAAGATAGTCAACTCCAGAATTGAGACGGAGGCTTCAGGCGGCGTCAACCTGAAGACCGTTCGCGAGATAGCTCTAGCAGGTGTAGATTATATCTCCGTGGGATACATTACTCATTCTGCAAGAGCCCTTGATATCTCGCTTGAAATCGTCTCAATGGAAGGTTAAGGAGTGTCTTTGGCTCGCCTTGGCGAGGCACGTTGGGTATTCGAAGATATACCAGGTGAAAAGATAAAGGATCTGGCAAAACAACTTGGGTTACCTTATTTGCTCGTTGTAGTGCTATGGAAGCGGGGATTAAGAGACGAGATATCCATTAAACGCTTTCTTAATCCTTCGGAGGAGATTCTTCATGATCCGTTTCTTCTTCCCGATATGGAGTCGGCAGTGACAAGGCTTCTTGCCGCTAGAGACAGGAATGAAAAGATTCTCGTTCACGGCGATTATGATACGGATGGAATATCAGGGACTGCTCTTCTTATAAGAGGCTTAGCCCGTCTGGGTTTCAATGCAGGTTTCTATCTTCCTCACAGAATCCGAGACGGATACGGGCTTTCCATAAAATCAATCGAGGAGGCGAAAAGAATAAATGCTTCACTCATTTTGACTGTTGATTGTGGTGTGACTGCGATTGAAGAATCAAGAATCCTTAAAGAAGAGGGATTTGAGCTTGTAATTACCGATCATCACGTACCTTTGGAATCATTGCCTGAAGCTGCGGCTGTTGTTGACCCCAAGAGAAAAGACTCCCGTTATCCCTTCCAGGAGCTTTCAGGAGTGGGCGTCGCTTACAAACTCCTTGCAGCCCTTTCGAGCCAGGTCAAGAATTGCGATTACGATGTCAACGATGATCTGGATTTAGTCGCTTTGGGAACCATTGCAGACGTAGTTCCACTGAAGGAAGAGAACAGGTTTTTTGCTAAATTCGGCCTTGAAAGATTATCAGAATCCGATAAACCGGGTGTATCTTCACTTCTTGAAATAGCAAAAATGAAAGGCAAGGCAGCAACATCTTCAAATGTAGCCTTCGGAATTGCACCGCGCCTTAATGCATCAGGACGAATGGCTGATGGTTTGATGGCTTTAAGGCTTCTTCTTACCGATGAGGAAACTGAGGCAAAAAAACTGGTCACAGAGCTTGATAAGCACAACAATCTTCGCAAACAGACGGAAGATGCAATGCTTGAAGATGCAAGGGTACTCACCGAGAGTATAATGGCTGAACCTTCGACAAAGGTAATAATCTGCAAGAGTCCCGAGTGGCACGAAGGAATACTAGGTATAGTAGCCGCAAGGCTTGTTGATGAGTTTTATCGGCCCGTAATCCTTTTTACTGAAAAGGACGGTGTACTAAAAGGTTCCGCCAGAAGCATTCCCGGGTTTCACATCTTCGAGGCTCTTTACTCAGCCAGGGATACAATCAGTAATTTTGGAGGCCATGAGGCTGCTGCCGGACTTGTTCTGCAACAAACTAGGTTCAAGGCTTTTAATGAATCCATCAACGCTTATGCATCTTCGATTCCTGAAGAGGTGTTCATTCAAAAGTTGAATCTAGATGCGGAGATAGAACTCAGCGATATTGACGATGAAATTCGAAACGGCATCAACAAACTCAGTCCGTTCGGCATAGGAAACCCTGAGCCGTGTTTTATGACAAGAGGCCTCGAGATTGTTGGAAATCCAAGGGTGTTCGGGAAAAATCATCTTGCTTTTACCGTTAGAAAATCAGGCGCGACATTTCCTGTAATGGCTTTTAGAAAGGCTGATCTCATTTTGACTTTAGAACCAGGCAAAAAGGGCGCCTTGGATATAGCATACGAAATAGCCGAGGATAATTACTGGGGGAAGAATACCGTGAAACTTATTGCTAAAGACATTCATCTTAATATACATTCGGAGGAATAATGGAAAAGCGTGCGCCCCAAAAGATCGATTGGGTGATGGTCGAATCAGAGGGATTTCGGTTCTACAATCTTAATCCTGAGGAAGGGATTCATATTTATTTCACAACCAAGACTACGTTTAATGACTCAAATGAGAATGATACGCAAGTTTCAGAGCAAATCAGGGCGCTTGGATTGTCGGACTCCATCGTAACCATGAAACAGACTCACTCCGATACCGTTGTATCGGTTGATTTCCCCCAGGAGATAC
This bacterium DNA region includes the following protein-coding sequences:
- the recJ gene encoding single-stranded-DNA-specific exonuclease RecJ; translated protein: MARLGEARWVFEDIPGEKIKDLAKQLGLPYLLVVVLWKRGLRDEISIKRFLNPSEEILHDPFLLPDMESAVTRLLAARDRNEKILVHGDYDTDGISGTALLIRGLARLGFNAGFYLPHRIRDGYGLSIKSIEEAKRINASLILTVDCGVTAIEESRILKEEGFELVITDHHVPLESLPEAAAVVDPKRKDSRYPFQELSGVGVAYKLLAALSSQVKNCDYDVNDDLDLVALGTIADVVPLKEENRFFAKFGLERLSESDKPGVSSLLEIAKMKGKAATSSNVAFGIAPRLNASGRMADGLMALRLLLTDEETEAKKLVTELDKHNNLRKQTEDAMLEDARVLTESIMAEPSTKVIICKSPEWHEGILGIVAARLVDEFYRPVILFTEKDGVLKGSARSIPGFHIFEALYSARDTISNFGGHEAAAGLVLQQTRFKAFNESINAYASSIPEEVFIQKLNLDAEIELSDIDDEIRNGINKLSPFGIGNPEPCFMTRGLEIVGNPRVFGKNHLAFTVRKSGATFPVMAFRKADLILTLEPGKKGALDIAYEIAEDNYWGKNTVKLIAKDIHLNIHSEE